Proteins co-encoded in one Kribbella solani genomic window:
- the hutI gene encoding imidazolonepropionase — MSTLLLTGINSLVTNDPAHGGPLGELHDAAVVIDGGKIAWVGQRRDAPAADTARDLGGRAVIPGFVDSHSHLVFAGDRAEEFAARMTGTPYSAGGIRTTVAATREATDDQLTANVARLVAEMRRQGTTTVEIKSGYGLTVADEARSLQIARQFTDETTYLGAHVVPLDYADDPAAYVELVTGPMLDAAAKHSKWIDVFVERGAFDADQGRAILTAGIARGLQARVHANQLGEGPGVQLACEVGAAAADHCTYLTDADIDALASTGVVAGLLPAIEFSTRSPYPNARRLIDAGVTVALATDCNPGSGYSSSMPFCIALAVRDMHLTPAEALWSATAGGATALRRPDIGHLTPGAQANLAILDAPSYLHLAYRPGVPLITHTLIAGRSHPVLN, encoded by the coding sequence ATGAGTACCTTGCTGCTGACCGGAATCAACTCCCTGGTCACGAACGACCCGGCCCACGGCGGCCCCCTCGGCGAGCTGCACGACGCCGCCGTGGTGATCGACGGCGGCAAAATTGCTTGGGTCGGCCAACGACGAGACGCCCCGGCCGCCGACACCGCGCGCGACCTCGGTGGCCGCGCCGTGATCCCCGGTTTCGTGGACTCGCATTCGCACCTGGTGTTCGCGGGCGACCGCGCCGAGGAGTTCGCCGCCCGGATGACCGGCACGCCGTACTCGGCCGGCGGCATCCGTACCACCGTCGCCGCGACCCGCGAGGCAACCGACGACCAGCTGACCGCGAACGTCGCCCGCCTCGTCGCCGAGATGCGCCGCCAGGGCACGACGACGGTCGAGATCAAATCCGGCTACGGACTCACGGTCGCGGACGAGGCGCGCTCACTCCAGATCGCGCGCCAGTTCACCGACGAGACCACGTACCTCGGCGCGCACGTCGTACCGCTCGACTACGCCGACGACCCGGCCGCGTACGTCGAGCTGGTCACCGGTCCGATGCTCGACGCGGCGGCGAAGCACTCGAAGTGGATCGACGTCTTCGTCGAGCGCGGCGCTTTCGACGCGGATCAAGGCCGGGCGATCCTCACCGCCGGCATCGCGCGTGGCCTGCAGGCGCGGGTACACGCGAACCAGCTCGGCGAAGGCCCCGGCGTACAGCTCGCTTGCGAAGTCGGCGCGGCCGCCGCGGACCACTGCACGTACCTGACCGACGCCGACATCGACGCCCTCGCCTCGACCGGCGTCGTCGCCGGGCTGCTGCCGGCGATCGAGTTCTCCACCAGATCCCCGTACCCGAACGCCCGCCGGCTGATCGACGCCGGCGTCACCGTAGCCCTGGCCACCGACTGCAACCCCGGCTCCGGCTACTCGTCGTCGATGCCGTTCTGCATCGCCCTAGCCGTCCGCGACATGCACCTGACCCCCGCCGAGGCCCTCTGGTCCGCCACCGCCGGCGGCGCCACCGCCCTCCGCCGCCCCGACATCGGCCACCTGACCCCCGGCGCCCAAGCCAACCTGGCCATCCTCGACGCCCCCTCCTACCTCCATCTCGCCTACCGCCCCGGCGTCCCCCTCATCACCCACACCCTGATCGCAGGTCGCTCCCACCCAGTGCTGAACTGA
- a CDS encoding phosphoribosyltransferase family protein, whose product MTPTVVLGPVSRGSLVGALTAAALGVGFVEMRKGASQATDSDRWVRRTTAPDYRDRHEVFGFRRDLVRAGDQVLMVDDWIDTGATARTARALVEDCGAHWIGAACIVDGLTDPRLRHDLPVRCLIDVRRL is encoded by the coding sequence GTGACGCCTACCGTCGTGCTCGGGCCGGTTTCGCGTGGGTCGTTGGTGGGGGCGTTGACGGCGGCCGCGCTGGGGGTCGGGTTCGTGGAGATGCGGAAGGGCGCTAGCCAGGCGACCGACAGCGATCGGTGGGTGCGGCGTACGACCGCGCCCGACTACCGGGATCGGCACGAGGTGTTCGGCTTCCGGCGGGACCTGGTGCGTGCGGGCGATCAGGTGCTGATGGTCGACGACTGGATCGACACCGGGGCGACGGCGCGGACGGCGCGGGCGCTGGTCGAGGACTGCGGCGCGCACTGGATCGGCGCGGCCTGCATCGTCGACGGCCTGACCGACCCACGCCTACGCCACGACCTCCCGGTCCGCTGCCTCATCGACGTCCGCCGCCTCTGA
- the dnaK gene encoding molecular chaperone DnaK, whose product MARAVGIDLGTTNSVIAVLEGGEPTVIPNAEGARTTPSVVAFAKNGEVLVGEVAKRQATTNVDRTIRSVKRHMGEAWSVDIDGKKFTPQQISAFVLQKLKRDAEAYLGEQVTDAVITVPAYFSDAQRQATKEAGEIAGLKVHRIVNEPTAAALAYGLDKGTEQTILVFDLGGGTFDVSLLEIGDGVFEVKATSGDNHLGGDDWDNRIVQWLVTQFKNKNGTDLSGDKMAMQRLNEAAEKAKIELSSAAETTIHLPYLSLTDAGPLHLEEKLSRAEFQKLSNDLLERARAPFKAVIKDAGIDVSKIDHVILVGGSTRMPAVADLVKELTGGKDPNKGVNPDEVVAVGASLQAGVLKGEVKDVLLLDVTPLSLGIETKGGVFTKIIERNTTIPTKGSEIFTTAEDNQPSVMIQVYQGEREMARDNKSLGNFELTGLPPAPRNVPQIEVTFDIDANGIVHVNAKDLATGKEQRMTVTGGSALPKTDIDQMVRDAEQYAEDDRQRREAVESRNQAESLVYQTEKFLQENEDKVPDDVKTEVKDGVAELKKALEGDDADAVKTASEKLAQSSQKMGAAMYANAQAAGGSADEGATSGNADGNSTNDDDDVVDAEIVDEDRPQDKTQDKTEDK is encoded by the coding sequence ATGGCCCGCGCGGTCGGTATCGATCTCGGTACGACGAACTCCGTCATCGCCGTACTGGAAGGTGGCGAGCCCACCGTCATCCCCAACGCCGAGGGAGCGCGCACGACGCCCTCGGTGGTGGCTTTCGCCAAGAACGGCGAGGTCCTGGTCGGCGAGGTGGCCAAGCGGCAGGCCACCACGAACGTCGACCGCACCATCCGCTCGGTCAAGCGCCACATGGGCGAGGCCTGGAGCGTGGACATCGACGGGAAGAAGTTCACCCCGCAGCAGATCAGCGCGTTCGTGCTGCAGAAGCTGAAGCGGGACGCCGAGGCGTACCTCGGGGAGCAGGTCACCGACGCGGTCATCACCGTGCCGGCGTACTTCTCCGACGCGCAGCGCCAGGCGACCAAGGAGGCCGGCGAGATCGCCGGCCTGAAGGTGCACCGGATCGTCAACGAGCCGACCGCGGCCGCGCTGGCGTACGGGCTGGACAAGGGCACCGAGCAGACCATCCTGGTCTTCGACCTGGGCGGCGGCACGTTCGACGTGTCGCTGCTCGAGATCGGCGACGGCGTCTTCGAGGTGAAGGCGACCAGCGGTGACAACCACCTCGGTGGTGACGACTGGGACAACCGGATCGTGCAGTGGCTGGTGACCCAGTTCAAGAACAAGAACGGCACGGACCTGTCCGGCGACAAGATGGCCATGCAGCGGCTGAACGAGGCCGCCGAGAAGGCGAAGATCGAGCTGTCCAGCGCGGCCGAGACCACGATCCACCTGCCGTACCTGAGCCTGACCGATGCCGGCCCGCTGCACCTGGAGGAGAAGCTCTCCCGGGCCGAGTTCCAGAAGCTGAGCAACGACCTGCTGGAGCGCGCCCGCGCCCCGTTCAAGGCGGTCATCAAGGACGCCGGGATCGACGTCTCGAAGATCGACCACGTGATCCTGGTCGGTGGTTCGACCCGGATGCCGGCGGTGGCCGACCTGGTCAAGGAGCTGACCGGCGGCAAGGACCCGAACAAGGGCGTCAACCCGGACGAGGTCGTGGCGGTCGGTGCTTCCCTGCAGGCCGGTGTGCTGAAGGGTGAGGTGAAGGACGTCCTGCTGCTGGACGTGACCCCGCTGAGCCTCGGCATCGAGACCAAGGGCGGCGTGTTCACCAAGATCATCGAGCGGAACACCACGATCCCGACCAAGGGTTCGGAGATCTTCACCACCGCCGAGGACAACCAGCCGTCGGTGATGATCCAGGTGTACCAGGGCGAGCGCGAGATGGCCCGGGACAACAAGTCGCTGGGCAACTTCGAGCTGACCGGCCTGCCGCCGGCGCCGCGGAACGTGCCGCAGATCGAGGTCACCTTCGACATCGACGCGAACGGCATCGTGCACGTGAACGCCAAGGACCTGGCCACCGGCAAGGAGCAGCGGATGACGGTGACCGGTGGCTCCGCGCTGCCGAAGACCGACATCGACCAGATGGTCCGCGACGCCGAGCAGTACGCCGAGGACGACCGCCAGCGCCGGGAGGCGGTCGAGAGCCGCAACCAGGCCGAGAGCCTGGTCTACCAGACCGAGAAGTTCCTGCAGGAGAACGAGGACAAGGTCCCGGACGACGTCAAGACCGAGGTCAAGGACGGCGTCGCCGAGCTGAAGAAGGCGCTCGAGGGTGACGACGCCGACGCGGTGAAGACCGCTTCGGAGAAGCTCGCCCAGTCCAGCCAGAAGATGGGCGCGGCGATGTACGCGAACGCCCAGGCCGCCGGCGGGTCCGCCGACGAGGGTGCCACCTCCGGCAACGCCGACGGGAACAGCACCAACGATGACGACGACGTGGTCGACGCCGAGATCGTGGACGAGGACCGGCCGCAGGACAAGACGCAGGACAAGACGGAGGACAAGTGA
- the grpE gene encoding nucleotide exchange factor GrpE, with amino-acid sequence MTDRPTGSEFGDGEPVVRDKRRIDPDTGSLREAPEQSGADGGTPGGQPPREPSDLAGPSAQEALLTEALSERTADLQRLQAEYVNYKRRVDRDREAARELVVGSVLTELLGILDDIGRAREAGELEGAFKAVSESLERVTEKLGLVKFGEKGDTFDPRIHEALLHNYSDEVDGPTATMIMQPGYRHGERILRAARVAVSEPTEQLPADAVQTDGPVESTDDEQAADKSAE; translated from the coding sequence GTGACGGATCGACCGACTGGCAGCGAGTTCGGTGACGGCGAGCCCGTCGTCCGGGACAAGCGCCGGATCGACCCGGACACCGGCTCGTTGCGGGAGGCCCCGGAGCAGTCCGGGGCCGACGGCGGAACCCCCGGCGGGCAGCCGCCGCGGGAGCCGTCCGACCTGGCCGGCCCGTCCGCGCAGGAGGCTCTGCTGACCGAGGCGCTCTCGGAGCGTACGGCGGACCTGCAGCGTCTGCAGGCCGAGTACGTGAACTACAAGCGCCGCGTCGACCGGGACCGGGAAGCCGCCCGGGAGCTGGTGGTCGGGTCGGTACTGACCGAGCTGCTCGGCATCCTGGACGACATCGGCCGGGCCCGTGAGGCCGGTGAGCTGGAGGGCGCCTTCAAGGCGGTCTCCGAGTCGCTGGAGCGGGTCACCGAGAAGCTCGGCCTGGTGAAGTTCGGCGAGAAGGGTGACACCTTCGACCCGCGGATTCACGAGGCCCTGCTGCACAACTACTCCGACGAGGTCGACGGCCCGACCGCGACGATGATCATGCAACCGGGCTACCGGCACGGCGAGCGGATCCTGCGCGCGGCCCGGGTGGCCGTGTCGGAGCCGACCGAGCAACTACCGGCGGACGCGGTGCAGACCGACGGTCCGGTGGAGAGCACTGATGACGAACAGGCCGCGGACAAGTCTGCGGAATAG
- the dnaJ gene encoding molecular chaperone DnaJ, with translation MSTKDWLEKDFYKVLGVSKTAEADEIKKAYRKLARQYHPDSNAGDTKAEAKFKEVSEAYDVVGDPKKRKEYDEARRLFGSGGFRMPTGSGGQGGGGFNFDVGDLFNRGGGAGGSGGGLGDILGGMFGGGGRTTTTTTTARPRRGQDIETEATIEFAEAVNGVTVGLRMTSDEPCKTCRGTGAKYGTVPKVCLKCEGTGMQTSVQGGVFAMTEPCTECKGRGLVVDQPCETCHGSGRGQSSKTMQVRIPAGVQDGQRIRLKGKGAAGERGGPAGDLYVTVHVKSHRIFGRQGEHLTLNVPVSFTEAALGAEIKVPTLDGLPVTVRIPAGTANASKLRVRGKGSVRRDGTKGDLLLTLEVQVPHELTDEQKEKLAEFNSASDHPDLRAGLFGSS, from the coding sequence ATGAGCACGAAGGACTGGCTCGAGAAGGACTTCTACAAGGTTCTCGGCGTCTCCAAGACCGCTGAGGCCGACGAGATCAAGAAGGCCTACCGCAAGCTGGCACGTCAGTACCACCCTGACTCCAACGCCGGGGACACCAAGGCGGAGGCCAAGTTCAAGGAGGTCTCCGAGGCGTACGACGTCGTCGGTGACCCGAAGAAGCGCAAGGAGTACGACGAGGCGCGCCGGCTGTTCGGCAGCGGCGGCTTCCGGATGCCGACCGGTAGCGGCGGCCAGGGTGGCGGCGGCTTCAACTTCGACGTCGGCGACCTGTTCAACCGCGGTGGCGGTGCGGGTGGCAGCGGCGGCGGGCTGGGCGACATCCTGGGCGGCATGTTCGGCGGTGGTGGCCGGACCACGACCACCACGACGACGGCGCGGCCGCGGCGTGGCCAGGACATCGAGACCGAGGCGACGATCGAGTTCGCCGAGGCGGTGAACGGTGTCACGGTCGGGTTGCGGATGACCAGTGACGAGCCGTGCAAGACCTGCCGGGGTACGGGCGCCAAGTACGGCACCGTGCCGAAGGTCTGCCTGAAGTGCGAAGGCACCGGGATGCAGACGTCGGTCCAGGGCGGCGTGTTCGCGATGACCGAGCCGTGCACCGAGTGCAAGGGTCGTGGCCTGGTCGTGGACCAGCCGTGCGAGACCTGCCATGGTTCCGGCCGCGGTCAGTCGAGCAAGACCATGCAGGTCCGGATTCCGGCCGGCGTGCAGGACGGGCAGCGGATTCGGCTGAAGGGCAAGGGCGCGGCCGGCGAACGTGGCGGCCCGGCCGGCGACCTGTACGTCACCGTGCACGTGAAGTCGCACCGGATCTTCGGCCGGCAGGGCGAACACCTGACGCTGAACGTCCCGGTGAGTTTCACCGAGGCGGCGCTGGGCGCGGAGATCAAGGTTCCGACCTTGGACGGCCTGCCGGTCACGGTCCGGATCCCGGCCGGTACGGCGAACGCGAGCAAGCTGCGGGTTCGTGGCAAGGGATCGGTCCGCCGGGACGGTACGAAGGGCGATCTGCTGCTCACGCTGGAAGTTCAGGTGCCGCACGAGCTGACCGACGAGCAGAAGGAGAAGCTCGCCGAGTTCAACTCCGCGTCGGATCACCCTGATCTGCGGGCCGGGTTGTTCGGGAGTTCGTGA
- a CDS encoding heat shock protein transcriptional repressor HspR — MASRASTRPFGQVPTWDDRTPIYVISVAAQLAGMHPQTLRQYDRLGLVVPSRASGRGRRYSAYDVAKLRYVQHLSQEEGVNLAGIRHILALQSEVEDLRKRVNQLLAEVQRGVGASRRTATSRVFSAGPAGDVIAMGRQQTTTRWIRTQPLELGPR, encoded by the coding sequence ATGGCCTCAAGAGCAAGCACGAGGCCGTTCGGTCAGGTGCCGACCTGGGACGACCGCACCCCGATCTACGTGATCTCGGTGGCGGCCCAGCTGGCCGGCATGCACCCGCAGACCTTGCGTCAGTACGACCGGCTCGGCCTGGTGGTGCCGAGCCGGGCGTCCGGCCGCGGCCGGCGCTACTCGGCGTACGACGTGGCGAAACTGCGCTACGTGCAGCACCTCAGCCAGGAGGAAGGTGTGAACCTGGCGGGTATTCGGCACATTCTCGCGCTACAGTCCGAAGTGGAGGATCTGCGCAAGCGGGTCAACCAGCTACTGGCAGAAGTTCAGCGCGGTGTCGGCGCCTCGCGGCGTACCGCCACCAGCCGGGTCTTCTCGGCCGGCCCCGCCGGTGACGTGATCGCCATGGGCCGGCAGCAGACCACCACCCGTTGGATTCGCACCCAGCCCCTGGAACTCGGGCCGCGCTGA
- a CDS encoding GNAT family N-acetyltransferase — translation MTLKLETDRLLIRDWEEDDADAALEIYGSADVAPWLSPAIDKVPDAASMRLILQAWIEAQPNFVVPAGRWAVTRRDDGEVVGALLIRLLPPYEEDLEIGWQLRPSAWGNGYATEASGALMRWAFVEGQVDELFAVARPNNKRAIATAKRLGMQWVGETEKYYELNLQVYRMRASEFKR, via the coding sequence GTGACGCTGAAGCTGGAGACGGACCGGCTGTTGATCCGGGACTGGGAGGAAGACGACGCCGACGCCGCGCTGGAGATCTATGGCTCCGCCGACGTGGCGCCCTGGTTGTCACCGGCCATCGACAAGGTGCCGGACGCCGCGAGTATGCGGCTGATCCTGCAGGCCTGGATCGAGGCCCAACCGAACTTCGTGGTCCCGGCCGGCCGCTGGGCGGTCACCCGCCGGGACGACGGTGAAGTCGTCGGCGCGCTGCTGATCCGGCTGCTCCCTCCGTACGAGGAGGATCTGGAGATCGGCTGGCAGTTGCGGCCGAGCGCCTGGGGCAACGGGTACGCGACCGAGGCGAGCGGTGCTTTGATGCGCTGGGCGTTCGTCGAGGGGCAGGTCGACGAGTTGTTCGCGGTCGCCCGGCCGAACAACAAACGCGCGATCGCCACCGCGAAACGGCTCGGGATGCAGTGGGTGGGTGAGACCGAGAAGTACTACGAGCTGAACTTGCAGGTCTACCGAATGCGCGCCTCCGAGTTCAAACGCTGA
- a CDS encoding glycosyltransferase 87 family protein, protein MKYELMLRRLLYFAVAITTVIYIVYSGNIDLNVYRTGGYALLHDLRLYADDFPSLVPGFALPFTYPPFAAMLFVPLHLVPRPLADLMISTASVIALTATMLVVARRLLGTTRIAQYLGLAVVVLAMFLQPVRSNVGFAQVNLILMGLVAVDCLITRPRWPRGVLIGLAAAIKLTPLVFILYFLVRRQYREAATVLGAFAGISLVAYALRPIDSTAYWFGVLFSTDRIGGATYAFNQCFQAVVHRLVPDGPLQLVIWFVLVLAALVPTLIAARKARANGDDVTALLVVAVFGLLASPVSWSHHWVWIAPAVLAIGCHAWRKRNKSTTALSLLVVATFAVGPHVYLDPEGRHWNVLEHLLGSSYVLIGVAYLVTLAARNAPQVLASQRLNSEARIR, encoded by the coding sequence ATGAAGTACGAGCTGATGCTCCGGCGACTGCTGTACTTCGCGGTGGCGATCACGACAGTGATCTACATCGTCTACTCGGGCAACATCGATCTGAACGTCTACCGCACCGGTGGATACGCGCTACTGCACGATCTCCGGCTGTACGCGGACGACTTCCCGTCGCTCGTACCGGGCTTCGCGTTGCCGTTCACCTATCCGCCGTTCGCCGCGATGCTGTTCGTACCACTGCACCTCGTACCGCGCCCGCTGGCCGATCTGATGATCAGTACGGCCAGCGTGATCGCACTGACCGCGACGATGCTGGTCGTCGCCCGGCGCCTGCTCGGCACGACCAGGATCGCCCAGTACCTCGGTCTGGCCGTTGTCGTGCTGGCGATGTTCCTGCAGCCGGTGCGATCGAACGTCGGGTTCGCGCAGGTCAACCTGATCCTGATGGGACTGGTCGCGGTCGACTGCCTGATCACCCGTCCACGCTGGCCACGCGGCGTACTGATCGGGCTCGCCGCCGCGATCAAGCTGACGCCGCTCGTGTTCATCCTGTACTTCCTGGTTCGCCGGCAGTACCGCGAGGCAGCCACTGTCCTGGGTGCGTTCGCCGGAATCAGCCTGGTCGCGTACGCGCTCAGGCCTATCGACTCGACGGCGTACTGGTTCGGCGTGCTCTTCTCCACCGACCGCATCGGCGGCGCGACGTATGCGTTCAACCAGTGCTTCCAGGCCGTCGTGCACCGGCTCGTACCGGACGGGCCGCTGCAACTGGTGATCTGGTTCGTACTAGTACTTGCGGCGCTCGTACCGACACTGATCGCGGCGCGAAAGGCACGCGCCAACGGTGACGACGTGACCGCACTGCTGGTGGTTGCTGTCTTCGGACTGCTCGCGTCACCGGTCAGCTGGTCGCACCACTGGGTGTGGATCGCACCCGCCGTACTGGCGATCGGCTGCCACGCCTGGCGAAAGCGGAACAAGTCGACCACCGCGCTGTCGCTCCTGGTAGTAGCCACCTTCGCAGTCGGACCGCATGTGTACCTGGACCCCGAAGGACGGCACTGGAACGTCCTGGAACACCTACTGGGCTCCAGCTACGTCCTGATCGGTGTGGCGTACCTAGTCACACTGGCCGCGCGCAACGCGCCCCAGGTGCTGGCCAGTCAGCGTTTGAACTCGGAGGCGCGCATTCGGTAG
- a CDS encoding glycosyltransferase 87 family protein, producing the protein MTISPVRPTTSSRPPALRTNRRRTALLAAAAAVFLGLCLLRWNPFALQYDLRVYVVASRAFLHGQDIYTAHHAFPKDMLLGFTYPPFAALVFVPVALLGTGAGRAVMTLASASALIVIGLVTVRALRPNWSRYSVAAAGLAVGAAGVALEPVRSSFDLGQINLLLLAMLLVDLLGHLPRRYRGVLVGIATGIKLTPGIFILYLLVTRRFREAVVASAATAATMLAGAIAMPTGTWQFFTKYMLDPSRPGATHFISNQSWRGVFARLAGGVQGIAPAWALAVALTLAIGLWTAKRAYDHGYRLESILLTALTGVLISPISWTGHFVWALPICALLWFRVVEVSSGKRPVLVAFAALWTVSIAFGLPWTAPHLGDKEYTLRGFDLFLGNSYAICAATTILLGAYEFRRRKSIA; encoded by the coding sequence ATGACCATCAGTCCTGTCCGCCCCACCACCAGCAGCAGGCCGCCGGCCCTCCGGACCAACCGTCGCCGCACGGCCCTGCTCGCTGCCGCCGCTGCCGTGTTCCTCGGCCTCTGCCTGCTGCGCTGGAACCCGTTCGCGCTGCAGTACGACCTCCGGGTGTACGTCGTCGCGTCCCGAGCGTTCCTGCACGGTCAGGACATCTACACCGCCCACCACGCCTTCCCGAAGGACATGCTGCTCGGGTTCACGTACCCACCGTTCGCCGCGCTGGTCTTCGTACCGGTGGCACTCCTCGGCACCGGGGCCGGGCGGGCAGTCATGACACTGGCATCGGCCAGCGCGCTCATCGTCATCGGTCTGGTCACGGTCCGCGCACTGCGGCCGAACTGGTCGCGGTACAGCGTGGCGGCTGCCGGACTGGCAGTCGGTGCGGCCGGTGTGGCGCTTGAGCCGGTCCGGTCGTCGTTTGACCTCGGCCAGATCAACCTACTGCTGCTGGCGATGCTGCTGGTGGATCTGCTCGGCCACCTGCCGCGCCGCTACCGGGGTGTACTGGTCGGCATCGCGACAGGTATCAAGCTGACGCCAGGGATCTTCATCCTGTACCTGCTGGTGACTCGCCGATTCCGTGAGGCAGTTGTTGCCTCCGCCGCAACGGCCGCGACCATGCTGGCCGGCGCGATCGCCATGCCCACAGGGACCTGGCAGTTCTTCACCAAGTACATGCTCGACCCGAGCCGCCCTGGTGCGACGCACTTCATCAGCAACCAGTCCTGGCGCGGTGTCTTCGCCCGGCTCGCCGGTGGCGTCCAGGGGATCGCACCGGCGTGGGCGCTGGCAGTCGCCCTGACCCTGGCGATCGGTCTGTGGACAGCCAAGCGGGCGTACGACCACGGCTATCGGCTCGAGTCGATCCTGCTCACCGCACTGACCGGCGTACTGATCTCGCCGATCTCCTGGACCGGCCACTTCGTCTGGGCACTGCCTATCTGCGCACTGCTGTGGTTCCGGGTCGTCGAGGTGTCCAGCGGGAAGCGTCCGGTGCTGGTCGCGTTCGCTGCGCTGTGGACTGTCAGCATCGCGTTCGGGCTGCCGTGGACCGCACCGCACCTGGGCGACAAGGAGTACACCCTCCGAGGCTTCGATCTGTTCCTCGGCAACTCGTACGCCATCTGTGCGGCTACCACCATCCTGTTGGGCGCCTACGAGTTCCGGCGGCGGAAGAGCATCGCATGA